The following are encoded together in the Tripterygium wilfordii isolate XIE 37 chromosome 3, ASM1340144v1, whole genome shotgun sequence genome:
- the LOC119995316 gene encoding protein IQ-DOMAIN 1-like — MGRKGNWFSSVKKALSPDSKESNKSKKKWFGKQKHSNTDSSSVEAIAAPAPPSPPAPTLSPHHTFPHIVEIASSDYADFTSATVVAPLAAAEVVQVNAVPRFAGKSREEVAAIKIQTAFRGYLARRALRALRGLVRLRSLMEGPAVKRQATSALRCMQTLSRVQSQICSRRIRMSEENQALQKQLLQKHAKELENLRMGEQWDDSLQSKEQIEASLLSKYEAAMRRERAMAYAFSHQKTLKNSSRPTNLMFMDPRNPTWGWSWLERFMAARPWESCSMSEKELNNDHSSVKSASRSVVGGEICKSYARYQLNSEMPSPTASQKPSQTINSLSLATPSRPAAPSVARKLKPPSPRGGACAPEDDSKSMSSVQSNQYRRHSIAASSVRDDESLESSPSVPSYMVPTQSAKAKSRLQSPLGAEKNGIPGKENESLGSAKKRLSYPPSPAKPRRLSAPSKMESLSNNGN, encoded by the exons ATGGGGAGGAAAGGAAACTGGTTTAGCTCTGTAAAGAAAGCTCTCAGCCCAGATTCCAAG GAATCAAATAAGTCCAAGAAGAAATGGTTTGGCAAGCAAAAACATTCAAATACTGATTCATCATCAGTAGAAGCAATAGCCGCTCCTgctcctccttctcctcctgCTCCAACACTATCTCCTCATCATACGTTCCCCCATATAGTAGAGATAGCATCAAGTGACTATGCTGATTTCACCAGTGCTACTGTTGTTGCTCCCCTGGCAGCAGCAGAGGTTGTTCAAGTCAATGCAGTCCCTCGATTTGCAGGCAAATCAAGGGAAGAAGTGGCTGCTATCAAGATACAAACAGCATTTCGAGGATACCTG GCTAGAAGGGCATTACGGGCACTAAGAGGGTTGGTCAGGCTCAGATCATTGATGGAGGGGCCTGCTGTTAAACGACAAGCCACAAGTGCCCTCCGATGCATGCAGACTCTGTCTCGTGTGCAGTCTCAGATTTGTTCAAGGAGAATCAGAATGTCAGAAGAGAACCAGGCTCTCCAGAAACAACTCCTACAGAAACATGCAAAGGAGCTTGAGAATTTGCGG ATGGGAGAGCAATGGGATGACAGCTTACAATCAAAGGAACAAATTGAAGCTAGCTTACTGAGCAAGTATGAAGCAGCTATGAGAAGAGAAAGAGCAATGGCTTATGCTTTCTCCCATCAG AAAACATTGAAGAATTCCTCGAGACCTACAAACCTGATGTTTATGGATCCAAGAAATCCCACCTGGGGTTGGAGCTGGTTGGAAAGGTTCATGGCAGCACGACCTTGGGAGAGCTGTAGCATGTCAGAGAAAGAGCTCAATAATGACCACTCATCCGTAAAGAGTGCAAGCCGCAGCGTGGTTGGAGGAGAAATATGCAAATCTTATGCTCGCTACCAACTCAACTCTGAGATGCCTTCCCCCACGGCCAGTCAAAAACCAAGCCAAACTATAAACTCTCTGTCCCTCGCAACTCCTTCAAGGCCAGCTGCTCCCTCCGTTGCTCGAAAATTGAAGCCACCAAGCCCACGGGGCGGTGCTTGTGCTCCAGAGGACGACTCTAAAAGCATGTCCAGTGTACAGTCAAATCAATATAGGAGGCACAGCATTGCAGCTTCATCAGTGCGCGATGATGAGAGTTTGGAAAGCTCTCCTTCAGTCCCAAGTTACATGGTACCCACACAGTCTGCAAAAGCCAAGTCCAGATTGCAAAGCCCCTTAGGGGCAGAGAAGAATGGGATAccaggaaaagaaaatgaatcaTTGGGGTCTGCAAAGAAACGTCTTTCTTATCCACCCTCACCGGCAAAGCCCAGGCGGCTTTCTGCTCCCTCGAAGATGGAAAGTCTCTCAAATAACGGCAATTGA